TTTTCCCAGACAGCCAGCGCGGCACCTGTTCCCATTCTGGTTTTAGAAAAACAAGATTGTTCCTCTGCAAGGAATAGGTTTTGCGATCTACTTTTGCCATGCGATTGCGCAGATGATAGGTTCCCGGATTTGCCTCGTCGCCCATGAACATGATTACTTTTCCACTTCTGTCCAGCAGGGCATTCCAGGCATGATTGTTTCCGGTATCTGCCCAATGCGGCGTGTAATCGCTGGTGACGGCAAGACCGTTGGCGCGCATAGCGTAAATAGCCAGATTGGTCATGTCCTCGCAGCGACCCTTTTTATTTTGCAACATCTCTGAAAGCGCCTGGTCCTGCGGATGGCGATAAAAAATCGGATCGAAGGTAAACCATGTTTTCAAATCATCATTGATCAAAGACGTGGCTTCGATTGGGTCTTTGGGATCATTCATTTTTTCCGCTAAACCCTGAAATTTTTTGAAAAAATAAGGCCGCCAGCTTTCCAGCGGCTCATTGCTGCCGCGATAGGGTAAAACGTATTCACAAAAATCAGAAAATGAAAGATAATCCGCCCATGGTTTTTCCCGCCAGGCGCGAAAAGCATAGTCGATATTCTCAATCAAAAAATCAGCCGTGATGTGCTGCAAATCTTCCAGCGTCTCTTCTCGCTGCCAATCCATCCCACCGATGGCTTCGGAAACACTGTCCCACGCAGCAACCATGGTTTTGTAATCAGGATAAGAGAGCACATCAAAATCCACAGCCGCACCGCTCGTGTCAAGCAGTTCGTAGCGGACAAAGCTATGTCCATCCATGTTGCCGATGAGAAAATACGCTGCCTGCAATTCCAGCGAGTCGCCCGTTTCCTGATAATGATGAATCACTTTTTCCAATTCCGCGCGATTGTCGCCGGCTTTTTTAAGTGCGTTTTCTACTTCGGGCGGATAAGGCGAAGTAGCGCAAAATTGAAAAATCACGATCGCCAGAATAGCGAGCATTGATGCGATGATTTTGGGTGTTTTTTTCATGGGG
This genomic interval from Calditrichota bacterium contains the following:
- a CDS encoding transglutaminase domain-containing protein, encoding MKKTPKIIASMLAILAIVIFQFCATSPYPPEVENALKKAGDNRAELEKVIHHYQETGDSLELQAAYFLIGNMDGHSFVRYELLDTSGAAVDFDVLSYPDYKTMVAAWDSVSEAIGGMDWQREETLEDLQHITADFLIENIDYAFRAWREKPWADYLSFSDFCEYVLPYRGSNEPLESWRPYFFKKFQGLAEKMNDPKDPIEATSLINDDLKTWFTFDPIFYRHPQDQALSEMLQNKKGRCEDMTNLAIYAMRANGLAVTSDYTPHWADTGNNHAWNALLDRSGKVIMFMGDEANPGTYHLRNRMAKVDRKTYSLQRNNLVFLKPEWEQVPRWLSGKNYADVTRDYVDVSDVTVTLTEPVPDSVNYAYLCVFNDGEWKAIHWGKIEGEKVTFTDMGRNIAYLPMYFVGGKLIPAGDALILEKDGAIRQLVADENDKIKIKLVSTTRRKQLADTDGIEKAFFKTGKKYHLFYWKDEWVPVGEKIAEGKPLEFSQVPSQGLYWLTEDASNKEERIFTIENGKQVWW